Below is a window of Corvus cornix cornix isolate S_Up_H32 chromosome 2, ASM73873v5, whole genome shotgun sequence DNA.
GCTAACAGCCTGCTCCCCTTTGCCTTGAGGAACAGCACTGTATCCCAGAGTCACAGTCCCTCTTCATAACTACTGCAGTTGCCCCCATACTTCTTTACTCTTAACACTCAACTCGTGTCAGTCAGGTGGTGAAATCATTTTTGTGTGTCAGGCAAAGATGCCCCTGTCCTGGGGGAGTGGTGTAGAAAAGCTGCCAAACCCACCGGCTGACTGCACTGAGGGCTGTGTGCTTTCAGAGACATCTTCAGAGACCTTcagaagagaggaaggggaaagaacaTCTTTGTCTCTCCATCCATCTGCCTGTAGGAAATGAGACAAAGGAGACAAACaaaaggttggggtttttcctaATTGACAGCATTCTGCAATAGTAAGGCTTGATTTGTGACATCACCCACTCCCAGCCCCCCCGCAATATTACAGTATTACATCCTTCATCAGTGTAAGCCAGggatgaaaacatttaaaaatatttcttgaatgTTCCtgacattaatttaaaagatagcaaaacagaaactgagTTTTCTCCCAAGTAGTTTTAAAGAAACATCACTTTGGTGggaaatgtttaaatatatgcatttttagatttatttgtatttccctcagtttaaaaaaaaatatattaattggTTTTAATCTCTTGTTTGAAAGTTTTGGGAAAAATGGGCACTTTGGACTCTCTTGCTGTGAGCAATAACCAAAACCAAGGAGAGAATTCAGGTGATTTGGGATTCATTATGCTTAGAAAGGAACCTAAAAAAAGCCAGACTAGGTGGCTTGGAAACTGGTTGACTGGGAGAAGcttgagaggaagaaaagcagaaaaacatttccatgttttctaGATGagatccacaaaaaaaaaaaaaaaaaaaggtatttggTGTTACTAGAGAAGAAAACTCCCCGTTACTGTTTACTGAAGTCTCCCTTTCACTGCAgattctgcagtgctgtttgcTCCCCTAGCTGGGAACAGCTCCTCAAAGTGTTTTTGTGCTCAACCCTTGGCACAACCGTTTTGGTTTGTTTCCCAGTCTTCTTGGTTTTGGTAGAATTTTGGTTTAGTGCAACTATTTTCTATGTATTGTTTTCTATGCTTTGTGTTTGCCTGTTAACTGCTGTAGAAATTGCTGCCTCTTTCCTTTGGCAAGCACCTGCTTTCCTGTGTgtgacaaatattttcctttttgtcatAGTGCACACGTTAGGGAGAAACTCTGTGAATTATGCAATGCAAAAATCACCTCCTTTACAATTTAGGGCATTCCTTAGATGGGAGatccagctgctgaaggagaCCCAGGAGCTTCAGGGAGGTTGGTTACCCGTGGTGGAGGAACAAAGTGCaagtaaaacacatttttttcagcctgcCCACAGGCAGATGGGAATGACTGCAGAATCTGCAGGGTGCTGGTTTTGCACAAGCTGGGATCACTGCCCAGCTCTGAACTTGGggccctctgccctgctctgagccaggtgagagctgggcagaacctccctcctcctcttcacaTTGGTGGGCAATAGCCAACTCAGACAGCCTCTGTGATACTTGGGAGCCACCCCTTTCCTTTCAGGATACTGTGACTAGATTGCTCCAATACGTCTCCCTCTCAGGATCACCTTCTGCTCTGTTCAGGAACCTGTCCTCACCCCCTCCCAAATGAATGCTTGGCTCACCACGCAGCAGAGAATGCTctgtttattctgtgatttgcagCCATCAGCAGAACTTTCACATTGAGTTCACAACATAAAACAAGTAAGCCAGGAAGATGAAACATGTTGGTATCATTCctctttttcactgttttagTAGTACTGGCTATTCACTGCAAACATGTGGGCTCAGTGTTTAACTCAGTCCTTTGCAAGTAGGGTCACCATGAAAATAGCTGTCTTTTCTGGCAGTATTGAGCTGCTGTGTTTATACCTGGACAAGTCCCCTAGAGTTCAAAGCTATGGGAACTGACACAAGGTTTCTCTGAAAAGTGGATAATCTGTCTGACTACTCAACCTATGGAATATATTTACATTGCCAAATGAAGGCATTATCCTGCCTCTCTTTATAGTAAAACACCCAGCAacatgcagtgacaggacaaggacaATAAGTGAAATCATTTTAATATAGTATTAATGTATGAGAAaccacaaaagaaagaaaacgTTTTCTGGAAAATTCTGCATATGTATATATTGCATTGTGTAGTCTTACAGACAAACTTATGTCAAATACatgattttaaatactttaaaacactGATTTGAAGAGGACAACAAATTGATTTATCTCTTTTTGTAGAGACATGggagtgtgatttttttttccttgttgctaTAATTTGGTGTTCTTCACGAAGAATACTCATATTCTTCAGCACTGCGGCGTCCAAAATCCATCCAGCCCATGTAGTCTCTGTCATTTATCCTGTGAGTAGGATCAATGCTCTGTACCCTGTTTCCCATAACTGAGAATCTTCCAGTGGAACCTAAGGAAAAAGCATTTGGGAGAGCAGAGAGTAAGAGGACACATTCTCTGGGTTCACCCGTGTTCTGATCTGGCTTGTGCTCATTAGCAGATGTCTGCAATAGTTGAAATGTACCTAATACCAGCCATGTAACACCAGTGTCATGTCACTGGGGAAAACATCAGTAGAAGCCTTACATGTAATGTTCTGAAAGTGCCTTGGATTTTTTCAGTGCAATGTAAATAGATTATTTTCtacctcctgctgcaggaacatTCTCCTCCTGTCTAACAGGAAGGAATATGGatagatttttccttcttccctcctaTTTTactagagagagagagaggaggagaccATACCATTTCTCACTATTCCTGTAAAGGCCCATGTTTGCTTGCTCGTACTGGGAGAGCTGCTCTAGATGCAAAATAACTCTTCTTGAGAGCAGGCTCAAGCCTGAGACACTGCAGTCCTGTGTTGCTTAGAAAGACGTTAACGTAAGTACAGGAGCTCTTACAGTGCAAATTCAGTAATAAGCAGGGTAGAGTTATGAATCCTAGGTTTTGGGAATAATCCTGAAATGGAGAGAGTTGTGTCTGGAGTTCACAGTCAGAGGTACCTATTGCTGGAATTATACAGGGCTTTCGACAATGTCAGTGCCTTTTTCATTGCTTATCCAAAGCCTTTGTAATTCTTTTTACAGCAGGGTTGGAGGCTGATTTCTGATCTTGCTTTATCCTTTCTATACGCCTTGCTTAAGGCATCAAAGACACACAAACTCTTTGCCAGGAGAgtttatgctttaaaaaatggacTGCAATCCTCTGCTTTCACATCATCACATAGTGTACCTAAAAAATACAGGGAAAGGTAAATGACTTTTCTCTGTACTCCCTGAAAACAGACAAACTTGATATCTATCAATAATTAGATGGAGTTAAGCTTTGAGGGAGGAAGGAACAGATTTAATATATTAGTATTCAATGCAGACTGAGGCTTGAGGAATACTTGAATTgatcaaaaaggaaaaggagcccAAATTAAATACCATATATCCAAATCTACAAAATTGCCTTGCTTTCAGTTTCTTGTGTTTTGAAGAAACCCTTGTTGACTCTGTGCTTTTATATTTCAAGGTCTTCCTCATGTAATGCTTTATAATGAACGTGACCCAGTAAAACAAGAAGCAACTGCATTGCTTTGTTAGTGGTTGCAGGGAGTTGAagatacacatacacacacaaaaaagccaTGCTTAAGACATTTATCTagaacaaaatgacaaaaaaattaattttctctagAATAGAATGTCTGTCATTAAATGCTCAAACCCCATGAAGTTCACATTCATAATTCAAAAGGTGTAATTAAGTTAATGACAACAGCTCCTTAGCACAATAACCAGGCAGGGCTCAGGCAGCACAGAACCATCACTCAGATGTTGGTGCTTAACAGGCTTCTGAGCCTGACGTGACCTGTGGGCTGTAAAGGCTCCCCTGGTGCCACTACTCTCTGGCCTGTCAAGGACTCCTTAGGGGACATTAAATGTGCCTGTCACTGGCTTGAGAGCTACAACATCTCTTCTGCATGGTGCCAGATTCAAGCTGAAAGCCTAACGTAATTGAAAGCTTGGGTCACAAATTTCCTAAGAGCACCTTAATTACCTTTCCTCAACCCACCAGAGATGTCGTGTGAGTATTGCAGAATAAGTGTATGACAAACATATTCACAGTTGTAGCAGTTCAGCTACAAGGCTCTCATCAATCCCTAAGCCCTTGAGAGAACTTAACTCTCTCACTGTTTTAACTGGAAATACTTTACAAAACCAGCCTTCCTATTAATCATGAGGGCAAACGCCACTACTGGTGAGTGCTAACACTAACAAAAGCCCAGACTCTCTTTCCCCCTAGATGGAATTTTCCAGTGAGTATTATGGTTTAGACAGGTTAGAAGTGACTAATAGAGTAGATGTGAGTGTTCTACAGAGATTTCTGAAGTACTGCCCAGAGTCTTCACATTAAATAAGAATATGTTTTGATGGGAACGCTGTATGTATGTTTTAAATGAAGTAAATACTGTTTGTCCCATGAACCTTCTCTCCTGTAACCAGCAATTACATCTACAAATGAGAGTTCAGCTAGCCTAGTCGCATCACAAGAATCCCAACATCTGCTTCCAGACACTTTTTAGAGTTAATTATATATGTCAATAACACATATGCAGGAAATTGTCCCTCATattaatatttacagaaaaagacaTCTTAAATCCaaagggtggggtttttttttttgctttttctggttAACCTATTTGGAAATGTCAGCCCCATATTTAAGGAAATATAATGGGTACATAAACTAGAAGGAGATGTTCTGTTTCCATGTGGGTGGGCAACAATGACTATGCTGGGGAAAGGTAATGAGGATTCTGCTTTACAGACTCCTGCAATAACATGCTTATTCAGTAACAGCCTTAAGTGTAGCACTGAATTGTGGAATTTCACATCTGAATTATCTTGCCATTAAATTGCATGAACAGCTAGAAGAAGTTCCTTAATGGATATTGTGCAAATTGCTGACATGAGATGAAATCTTTCAGGCACTATTGAAAGtgattcatttttctgttgtttctaaTTTGGCTGTGTTCTGAGTACACAAAGGAGAGTGTATGGCTGCATATGTAATGCACAAAAACACATGTGGCATCTCTTAATTGCAGACCACCATCATAGATAAGCATAGGGCTTTGCCTAGCATAGAGGTCAGCAGGGAAGCTGTCAAGAGGGGAGGGTTAAATGGTCTGCATTACATGGAGAAAGTTCTTACTTACATGAAGTGAACTTTATCCTAAGCACAGTCTGGGGCTAGCTGTGATTTAGTTTCTCAATGTCTGTATGCCAAGGTAATCCTAATCCTAATTACTCTCTTCCCTTGAAGCCCTGTTTCCTTCTTAGAtgtcttttttctgtgtagTACAGGGCACAGGCTGGAGTGAACCTTTCATGAGTAAACAAAATTTCTGTAGTGGCTCTCCCTGAGGCTGGCAGCCAAAAGGCCACAGCAATTAGGCTGCCCATGGTGTTACTCTATTGAGACACAGAGCAGTACAGAGATGAGAcagatcaaaaggaaaaatgttttcttggagAAGTTTCAGTGGCCAATGATTTTGAGCCATCATTTTTACTGGCAGCAGAGATGGCATACTTTTCTATCaatgtaaaatatattctgtaagGTGTCAACAGGGATAGCTTTACTCTTTCTCTTATGTAATACAATTGTTTCCTCAAGTGACTAATAAATCTCATTATAAGAATGCCCTGTAATCCCATTGCTCTACTGATTCTTCATGTCCTTGTTACACTATGCCATGGAGGTTTTAAGTAACAGCAAGATCGTGTTCCCAGGCTGCCCGAGACCAAAAACCTACCAGGAATTGACATATGTTgaagaaaatatgcttttacTTATCATTGCTTTTAATTATTGCACTAATAAAGGTGAGCTCTGTGTTTTGAAATCTTTCATGCTATTGTAATTTCCTCTGGgaacaaatacatgaaaaatccAATACTCAGAATATTTCCCTGGTACAGGTATTTCCGGCTGACGTGAGGCTAGCCATTTGGTCTGCATTTATCCTCAGAAAAGTTTTCATGCTCTTCTAACTTTAAAAGAGGGAGGGAGTGAGGATTTTAACTAAATGAAAAACTTTTATGAAAACGTAATTGCTTTATGTGACATACAACGTACTGAAAATACCACCATAGTAATAAGGCaatgaaaatagtttaaaatacaaGCTGGACTATAACCTGACAGGGAGGTGACATTTTCTCCAGTTATCTTTACATGACTCTCAGTCAGAGGCTGCTacaaataaatcctttttttggGAGGGGTTTGGGAAAGAGGATTTGGAATGCTCTCTACTTCAGAAATAACCAGACAAAATCTAAATCCTGTCTTCTCTAGGAATTCGTGTTAGATGATGACAGGGTTATCTCAACTACTAAGTCCCCCTTCAGGAATTCCCACTGGCACAGAAGCAGGCAATAAGCAGTACCTTTTCTGGCTTGCTGGAGATACTTGGCCAGCAAAGCGCCGATGTTGGCTCTTTGGTCACTGCTGCCATCCAGCCGTGGCAGGGATTTCAGGGACCCAGCGGATGACGGGGCGCGGATGTGCCGGTGAGGTTctgtcaggctctgctccagctcagcaggCAGAGGATTCCCATTGTGTGAGCCCAGAGCTTGCTGTCCGAAGGAGCTCACCGAGAGCACAGCAAGGAACACGCAGATGCATATCCCGCTGTACATTGCTGGGGAGAAAAGCGACAGTGGGCTGTTACATGGCCAGGTTTACCACATTTTATGCAGTCCCTAGCCCCATCTTCATTAGTGATGCTGGATTCCGAGCAAACCAGgcttgtgttggttttttttttaatgtaggtGACTGTGGGATCTGTCTTAAGTTGAAAAACACATATGTGCATAGCTAAATACCCTTGATAAAGAGGAAGGTACaggtaattaattttgtttcttccagCCTAGTATGCGCTGTATCTCCCTGATCTACTCAAttcttatttgcttttctttatttggaAGCTGTATTTCATAAAAACTTAAGGGACATGAATCCATCTCTGACTcaaacatttcagtattttgctaTTGCACTAAACCCTGCTGTTATTACAGATACTCAGTTTTGACAAGTTCTATGAAGAGCCCTTATTCTACCAACCTTCATTGATTTGAACTTTAGTGTTCAAGAGGTTTCATCTCATCatacacaaaaaagaaaaaaccaaaaacttgtcccagtgaaagaaaacccaaaatctAACATTTGTCCCCCAAAGCTCTTGATCTAATAGCAGGAGTGGTGAAAGCTGATTAGTTAAAATCTGGAAGAAATAAAGTGCAACCTAATAGTCTTCTTCATATTAAACAGAGAATTTAGATTTCTACTGCTTCCTTAAATGTGTGCTAAGCAAAACAATGTTGGTTTACTAAATCATTTTATCACATAAgctgaaatagtattttttcctggaaacagaAATTACTCTCAATTCTTAGAAGAAACAAGCTACCTAGTACTTCATGCTATGGAAGTAATTTTCACTTATAAATACCCATGAATTATCTCAGCTATGTGAGATTTTTTGAACCTCTTAAGTTCTTCAACAGTACACGTAACCTTTTAATTTTAGAAGGGGataaaattaagtttatttGCCCAACACATACATTAGATTGAAATAATTCACAGTATATAAGACATGGGGGTTTTAAAACATTCTTAGGAGATGAATGAGGAAAGTTGAAATGTCACTCTGGTGTGGTTATTGGTGATGTACCCATCTGTGTTTGGGTACATAGAAATCGAAGGTGCATTGAATCCTTCAAATGCCCCGAGTCCTGTattttttacacacacacatatatatgtatacacacacatctAAGTATTCATGTCCTTGCTACAGTCTCCAAAGCCAACATCTCACCACTGCTGGCCGGTTCCTTTCCCAGCGGAGGGGAGCCCCGCTCGCCGCTCGCCGCATCCCGCACCCCGCGCTGGGGTCCGCCCGGCTGCCCGCTCTTGCCGGAATTCTTCTCCGGCGGGAAGCGTTTCCTCCGGCACAGAGCGGGATGCCCTCCGAGCCGCCGCACAGGTAAGAGCCAGGCAGCcccatttcctttccctccccaccctcgGCAGTGGTGCCGTCAGAAGACGGTGACAGATGCTCCCTACCTTTCAGCTGCGCTTTTCCAAGGTCCCACTCGAGTTGGGAGCGGTGAGTTCCGTGTGTGCCCAAGCAGGGAAGTCGGGGGAGACTCAGCCTGGGCCCCTTAAATAGCGGCGGGCACCGCGGCGGTGTTTACACATCTCTGACGCATCCGGGGCCCCCGCCCGCTCAGCCCCCCGCTGCCACCTCCCCCGCCCCGCGGACCGGCACCGGGGCTGTGTGCGCTTCACGGGGCGAGCGGGCTCCTTCCCGCCCTCCTTCCCTGCCGCCGGCCGGCGCCGCTGGTTGCGGAGGTGTGCGGGCTCCGCGGGGCTGACCCTGCCCCACGGGCCGGCCCCCGACGTGCTCTCCCGGCTCCCTCCGGAGGGCAGCTCTCAGCTGGGCACGAAGGAGCTGGAAGCCCCCGCTGGCTTGTAGCTGGGCACTTAAAATGCTCCTGGCCGGGGGTATGCCCACATCTCCTGCCCGGGAGAGAGGCTCCAGGTGCCCTCAGCATCGGCAGCTCCGGCCGTCGGGAGCCGCCCGCAGGCGGGAGGGCTCGTCCTGGCCGCGCTTACCGGCGGTGGCAGGTGCGGGGTCTGGGGCGTTGGGTTCCgttctctgctgcctcctgtgaCCTGAGCCCGGGGACACAAATGCTTccatcctccccttcctctcctaGGCTCTCCCGAACATCTTCTCGGGAAGACGGGAcactcattttatttaaaaagcaaagtaaagTATGAAGCCATGGACGATCCCCCTAGAAAGCCATAGATGGAGATGCCTTCGGCGTGGGTTCCCCCTCACTGACCGCAGAACTACCAGAGCTTCCCCCGGCCGCTGCAGGGACCGCCGCCCCTTCCCGCGCCCTCGGCCGGGCCGGTGCCGCCCTGAGGCGATGCCCGCCAGGTGTCCGCAGCAGCCTCGGACACTCTCCCGCCCGTCCCGCCTCCTGCTTTTCGGGGGATGGAGAAAGTGCCCTCAAGCTCGGGCCGCCCGGGCTGCCACGCTGAGGCCGCAGACGGacgggcagggctggctggggcagccGTGCCTTACCACCCGAAACTCTCCGCGGCCCATCCGCCGGGAGCAGCCGCTCCTCGGACCCAGCTGGGCTCAGGCGTCATTGTGCGGAATCTGTGTGTTCAAGTTTACAGTTTGGAGGCAAGCGAGTGCGCAGGttgctttttccctctccaggaaGGGAGCCGGGAAGCCCCGAGACACCGAGGCTCCCCTGGGAGCCGCCTGTGCTGAGCGGACCTTGCGGGGGTGCGGAGCGACGGCCGGGGCCGTGCCCAAGCGGCAGCTGAGAGGGCTCCATCCCGCCAAGGCAGGGCACGGGGGAGACGTGCGAGCTCTTAACCTCTTAACCCAGGGCTCCTGGGGGGGAACTGCGCTGCTTCCCCATCCTGTTCCCCCCGCCGGCCTGCCTCACATCGCCCCGCGCACCCTCCCCCGCCCTTCCCGCGCGGCCCGCAGAGggcgccgcggccccgcgccccggggAGATCCAGCGGCACGAGGGAGAGAGATCCACGGAAAAGTCGCGTAATCCCGTGGCAGGAGGTGCCACGTGGCGTGCGAGTGGGGAAAAGCCAACCTGCCGTCACTTTCTCAGCGCGGAAGAGCCCTGGCTGCCGGTGCCCAGAGGCGCCCGAGCTGAGGCGCCGGTGTTGGTGTGATGGAGCGGGACGGGAGGGAGAGGGATGCCGTGGCTCCCGCATCCTGCCACCCTGGTGGTGCGGGGCTCGGAGGTGGCGGCGTGGCGATGGACCAGCTCTCTCGAGGCCTCCCAGCTGCTGACAGGGTGTTGTCGAGCGGGATACGGGCTGCCTTTCATCTCCCACATTGGCGCTGGCATCCGGCAGAGTCGCCATCCCGAGGTggctaaaaaaaaccaaaatcaaaacctcctttgaaaagagaaaagtaaatcGAAACAGATTGCCAGGGAAAGGAACAGCCCTGAAATTATTCCAGCAGTGCCAATGGCTCTGTCtgtctctggaaaaaaacccgGTAACATTCCAGATAATTCAATTTCACTACTTTGGCTCAGTGGGAAAAATACTCACTGCTATTAGACAATTAAATAGTCGACTCTGAATTGAACTGTAGGTGTCTGGGAAGAGTATCACAGTCTTTCTGGGAAGGTACAATAACAATTCTGGTAGAGTCACATCAAGCCCTTGTGAAACCCACTGTAGATAATGAGTTCCCAAGGGACCAGCTCAAAGCttaacagaagagaaagagagtgCTTGCTAATATATGCTCATGCATAATTCATATCAGACAGATATAAATGCAAGCATTTAAGTCTGACATGTTAGCCTGGTTGAACAAATACATGCTACATTTACGTTGAGTGATTTGGAATATCAGTTCACTTATGAATATATCCAGGATTGGACGAATGGAGTGAGaaagagtgtgtgtgtgtgtgtgtgtgtgtgtgcatatgtgtgaCAACCAACCTCCCTAGCTGTGCTCAtgaacagacagaaaagcaataCCATACAAAATGGAATAAGGAAAACAGGAATGATGTCAAGTTGTTAAAGTCAGCAGTGCTGCATGATCTATAGCCTGGGTAATAGACTTTTGAACACTGGATTTTCCTAATTAAATCCTTAATACCTGTATGTACAGTCCTTGgtgattattttcttcagtgaaagttTGAAGTTGTAGGAAAGTTTCAGTCCTTGGTAAATATATGTTAATTAATGGCATTTTAGAACTGTTTTGAGCAGAGGTAAAAGACCAGAAAGCCTGTTCAGCATGAGCAAATACAACAGCCGGACTCCGAGGTGAGTTGCCTGCAGAAACTCAGACTATGTATTACTTTACTTATTGACGTGGCGCAAAAGGAAAGAATTGGGATTTAATTTGCAGTGACCTCTAGGTTCCAGGTCCAGTGTTTTTGTCAGGTGCTGGGCCTAGATGTGCACCAGGGATTGTAGAGTGTCAACCAGAGGAGGGTCTTGTGCCCCCATCACAGGTGGGGTGAGACAGAGGCTGCGCCAACACAAGACTTCAGCCTCAGATCACCAGGAAGGAATAGGCTTTCACTGTACCAGAGCTTGAGTAATATTGCAAGAATCCAAGTATAtatgcaaaacaaatttaaacCTAAAGTGAACCCTGCAATGCAGTAAATGCTAATATAGATACATCCCTGAGGAGGAAGCTGAAAGATGCCATAGTTTAGATACtgcaggctttttaaaatttgttttctggcaAGAGTCTATTAAAAGATTTGAGTTTCTCTAACCTTTCCCCCTGACAATCAAGACACCTCTATAGCTAATTGCCTTCTCTATTTATCTGCCAAAGGTTTTCTCCTGTTCAGCTGAGGTGGCAAGAGAGAGTGTATGACTGGACCTCAATTCTAGCACTGTATACTGCCAAGAGTAAGTATACTGGGATATTAGACCATGAGGGACAAAGCCAGGTGCATATCCTGTGGGACCAGGTGGCTTCATGTTCAGGTGCATAGCAAGAAATACATTCTTTTGTTTCTaagtattactttttttttctgattattgCTATGCAAGGATTTTTAACTATCATCTGGACCCTGAAACTTATGGGTAATATTCTGTGCTATATTAGGTTAAATTAATgtgggtgggggttttttgtttttgtttttttgttgttgttttgttttgttttgttttatgtgaAGCTGATGGAGTGTCACTCTGGAGGATTACAAAGAAGTAGGAATAATTAGCAGAGGAtagcagggaagggaatggtACAGTTTTCTGGAACTAACAGACAAGTTAGTGAACAGATTATTAGGCCAACTGCAGTGGTAAAacagagaatatattttaagacagcacatttttctgctgctttttttgtgggAGTTGATTCGGACATTAcatttttggtattttgtttttccaaatatttttaattttagtgcAGTAATTTCTATGTAAATACTTTTGTGGTAGTCTCTATTCTCTGACTTTTCATCCCACTTGAGAAGAAGGTAAACTCTGCTTGGAGTCAACTCAAAACTAAGTGAGAATCTTTGGTTTTGGGCAAGTGAACAGCAGTAAGGGATCTGGGTCATCTGCCTGAAGAGGTCTGACTTCCTTTCACACAGGAGTGCCTTAAACTAATATATTAGTCCCTGACTATTGTACCTAAAGAAGGTATATTATTATACCATAGAAACAGatcagcagagctggtgctAAGGGTGTTTGAATACTCATAGAGTGCTCtgcagtggaaagaaaagagcaaaaagtgGGAATAATCACAGTACAATAAACTGGATTGGATTGGA
It encodes the following:
- the CCK gene encoding cholecystokinin; its protein translation is MYSGICICVFLAVLSVSSFGQQALGSHNGNPLPAELEQSLTEPHRHIRAPSSAGSLKSLPRLDGSSDQRANIGALLAKYLQQARKGSTGRFSVMGNRVQSIDPTHRINDRDYMGWMDFGRRSAEEYEYSS